The Methanobrevibacter millerae genome includes the window GACAGAATTGGAATATTTTACTCAGGTTATGTTATAGAGATAGCTGAAACAAAAGACTTTACCGGAGATGGTGAAAATCTGCTTCATCCTTACACAAAAGCATTATACAAGGCATTGCCTGCAAATGGATTTGAACTAAAAAAAGGACATCAACCATTGCACGGAGAAATTCCTGAAGGATGTCCTTATTACAACCGATGCGAAATGGCATTTGACAGATGTGAAAAAGAAAGACCTCAACTAATAAGTTTGGGCAATAAAAAAGTAAGATGCTTCAAATATGAAGAAGGTGCATAAAATGAAATTAAAGGCAGAAAACATTTCCTTCAAATATCCTTCAGCTAAAGAATATCTCTTAAAAGACATAAATTTAGAATTAGACAACACTAAAATAATGGGTTTAATTGGAGATAGTGGAAGTGGAAAATCCACTTTATGTAAAATATTATCCGGATATGTTCAAAAATATGAGGGAAACGTACTATTTGATGGAAAAGAACTTCCAAAAAAAGGATTTAAACCAGTTCAATTAATTTATCAACACCCTGAAAAAGTAATGAATCCAAAATGGAAAATGGATAAAGTACTTTCTGAATCATGGGATGTGGATGATGAAACATTATCCGAATTCGGTATTCAAAAAACATGGCTGACCCGTTTTCCACAAGAACTATCTGGAGGAGAACTCCAAAGATTTTCTGTTGTAAGGTCACTCAATCCAGAAACTAAATTTTTAATAGCTGATGAAATGACAACAATGCTTGATGCCATAACTCAAGTACAGATATTGGATTCAGTGTTAAAAATTGTTAAAAAAAGACAAATGGGATTTTTACTTGTAAGTCATGATATGGATTTGGTTGATACAATATGTGACGATAAAATATATCTAAAAGACATTAATGGTATTTAATCATTAATGTTAATTAACTTTTTAATTGCATAATCTGCCCAAATTAAAGTAATGTTATTTGATACAACCTCACCTAAAACAATACCCATCCACGCTCCCCAAACACCCCAATTGAATATAAATGTAAACAATAAAGCAAAGACTAATGTAAATCCAGTTTCTCTCATAATCGTTTGAAACATTGCAGTCATTCCACGACCTATTCCCTGAAAAACATAAGTTGATGCTACACCCACAGCCATTGTAGGATAATACAGCACAATCCATGTTAAAAATGCAGCCAACTCACCAGAGATTCTAACACTGCTTGATGAAGATGAGAATACAGAAGCAATTTGCGGAGCAAAAGCTATAGTAAAAATCATCACAAAAACTGCAAAAATCATTGAAATCTTCATTGCATATCTGTGAGCTGTTTGAATGTTTTTGTAATTGCGAGCACCATAATTTGCTGCAATAACCGATATTAATGCTGTTCCAATAGCCAAAATTGGTGTTGTTCCTATAGTGACTATTCTCCACCCAGTAGAATAAACCGCCACAGAATCAGTTGATGATATAAATACCAAAAGTACAGAAAACACCGCAGCAAAAAATGCATTGTTTAAAAGCTGCAGACTTGCAGGAAAACCTACTTTTATAATATCAAATGAAATTTCTTTTTTGAAATTAAAATTACTTAAATAGGGCTTTAAATAGGTGTCCTTTTTAATATAAAACCAATAGAATTGTATTAATATGACAAAAAATGCGGAAATTAAAGTAGCAATTGCAGCACCTTTAACTCCAAGATTTAGAGTGTAAATGAAAATAGGGTCCAAAACCATGTTTAAAACAGCCGATGCAATCATAGCATACATTGGCCTTTTACTATCACCTTCACCTCTAAAGATACCATACAATGCATTGGACAAAATTACAAATATCGAACCAAAAATGATTATCTGACCGTAATCCATCGCATAATTTAAAGTTTGTGATGCTCCCATAAATATTAAGATATCTTTTAAAAATAAAAGTAAAATAGCCGTAATGATAATTGATGTAATGACCATGATTAATATTGCATGTATTGAACCGTTATCTGCCTTTTGTTTATTATTTTCCCCAATATATTTTGAAATTGCAAAAGCAGATCCTGCACCCAGACCATTTCCAAAACCTATCAGAATCATAAATATTGGAGTTACAAATCCAACACCCGCAAGTGCATCAGCTCCAAGGCCAGAAACCCATATTGCATCGATTACATTATATAAACTTGAGATTAATAATGAAATAACAAGTGGAATAGACAAATTTATTAAAGCTTTTTTAGGATTGCCCAATAATACTTCCACATTATTTTCATTGAACATTAATAATAATATATTTCAAATAGTTAATAATATTTTCAGTGGTGTTAAAAAAAAGTTAAAAATGAATAATAAAATTATTCATCATCAGTTACATAGATTTCTTTTTTAGTTTCTGCACTAGCATCAACAACAATATCTTCTGCATTTTCTTTCATGTCCTGGAAAACTTCTTCAGCATCCTTTTTAGCAGACATTACAGTAGCCATTCCTTTAGTAGCAGCATCTTTAACTACATCTGATTCGATAATTTTTTTACCTACAATTGCAGTTGCAATACCTGCAGCAAAAATTAATGCATGTTTATGTTCTAGTGCTTGATCGACATATCTTCTAACCATTTTTACATCTCCCTAAATTTAAATCATTATTTATCTACAAAAATTAAGTAATATTACTTAAATAAACATAAGTAAAAAGTAGTATATAAATTATTCGATTTTAAGTGCTTTTTTAGGTAAAACAAATAATTAAATTTAGTTATATCAAAATTAGGCTAATCTAAACCTTTAAAAATTTAGCAATACCAAAAAAATAAAAAAAGTAATTAGAATAGTGGATCTTTCACCATTCCAATCCTAAATGAGTTCAAAATAACTAAAAGTGTTAATCCCAAATCACCAAAACCAACAGACATCATCAATGTGATTATTCCCATAATAGCCAATACTACACATAATAATTTAACAGCAATAGCTACTGAAATGTTTTGTTTAATAATACCCATTGTTTTACGACTTAAACTGAATAGATATGGCAATTTTGAAATATCATCCTGCATCAATGCCACATCCGCAGTTTCAATAGCTACATCAGAACCTGCAGCACCCATTGCAATACCAATATTTGATCTAGCCAGTGCAGGTGCATCATTAATACCATCACCAACCATAGCAACATTACCGAATTTATTCCTAATAGTGTCTAAAATATTCAATTTATCTTCAGGCATCAAATTGGAATAAACATATTTTATTCCTATTTGATTAGCAACATTACGAGCAGCAAGTTTATTATCACCAGTCAACATTACTGTCTGTACACCTTGTTTGTTTAAATCAGCAATGACTTCTGCAGCATTATTTCTGATTTTATCAGATACTGTAATTATTGCCAATAATTCTTTTGAGTTACCTACAAATATGACTGTTTTACCTTCAACAGAGTATTTATTTACATCATCATGAGAAATTTCAAATGCACTGCCTTCAATTAATGATTCATTAGCAGCATAATATTGTTCGCCACCAATAACACCAATAATTCCTTTTCCAGGAACATTTTTAAAGTCATCAATTTCTTCAAATTCAATATCTTTCATT containing:
- a CDS encoding MATE family efflux transporter — protein: MFNENNVEVLLGNPKKALINLSIPLVISLLISSLYNVIDAIWVSGLGADALAGVGFVTPIFMILIGFGNGLGAGSAFAISKYIGENNKQKADNGSIHAILIMVITSIIITAILLLFLKDILIFMGASQTLNYAMDYGQIIIFGSIFVILSNALYGIFRGEGDSKRPMYAMIASAVLNMVLDPIFIYTLNLGVKGAAIATLISAFFVILIQFYWFYIKKDTYLKPYLSNFNFKKEISFDIIKVGFPASLQLLNNAFFAAVFSVLLVFISSTDSVAVYSTGWRIVTIGTTPILAIGTALISVIAANYGARNYKNIQTAHRYAMKISMIFAVFVMIFTIAFAPQIASVFSSSSSSVRISGELAAFLTWIVLYYPTMAVGVASTYVFQGIGRGMTAMFQTIMRETGFTLVFALLFTFIFNWGVWGAWMGIVLGEVVSNNITLIWADYAIKKLININD
- a CDS encoding ABC transporter ATP-binding protein, producing MKLKAENISFKYPSAKEYLLKDINLELDNTKIMGLIGDSGSGKSTLCKILSGYVQKYEGNVLFDGKELPKKGFKPVQLIYQHPEKVMNPKWKMDKVLSESWDVDDETLSEFGIQKTWLTRFPQELSGGELQRFSVVRSLNPETKFLIADEMTTMLDAITQVQILDSVLKIVKKRQMGFLLVSHDMDLVDTICDDKIYLKDINGI
- a CDS encoding DUF6110 family protein — encoded protein: MVRRYVDQALEHKHALIFAAGIATAIVGKKIIESDVVKDAATKGMATVMSAKKDAEEVFQDMKENAEDIVVDASAETKKEIYVTDDE